A stretch of the Gossypium hirsutum isolate 1008001.06 chromosome D07, Gossypium_hirsutum_v2.1, whole genome shotgun sequence genome encodes the following:
- the LOC107956589 gene encoding oleosin 14.9 kDa produces the protein MKICALKSDIEKTNHPILSVGSARVILPSLSLTFLTSSQFLFLFHFLTFLPIFFVVDRTRQSEPFIMSNDRNKRETITRRLNNSAPSPRQTAKFLTATTLGAMFLFLSGLTFTGTVIALVMATPLMVLFSPVVVPAGLAILLVTTRFLFSGGCGVAVITALSWVHNYVQGKHNTPPGAAGDLEYPRI, from the coding sequence atgaaaatttgtgCTCTTAAATCCGATATAGAAAAAACAAATCATCCTATATTATCAGTTGGATCTGCTAGGGTTATTTTACCATCCctttctctcaccttccttacaAGTTCTCAATTCCTCTTCCTCTTTCATTTTCTCACTTTCTTGCCCATTTTTTTTGTCGTTGATCGGACCAGACAATCAGAGCCGTTCATCATGTCAAATGATCGAAACAAACGCGAGACCATAACTCGGAGGCTCAACAACTCAGCTCCATCACCTCGCCAGACGGCCAAGTTTTTGACGGCAACCACACTGGGGGCAATGTTTCTTTTCTTGTCAGGGTTAACCTTTACTGGCACAGTGATCGCTCTTGTCATGGCGACACCACTCATGGTGTTGTTCAGTCCGGTTGTCGTCCCAGCTGGGCTAGCCATCTTGCTTGTCACAACCAGGTTCTTGTTCTCAGGTGGGTGCGGCGTGGCGGTCATCACCGCGTTGTCGTGGGTCCATAATTACGTTCAAGGTAAGCATAATACCCCGCCAGGAGCTGCGGGCGATTTGGAATATCCAAGGATATGA
- the LOC107953864 gene encoding serine/threonine-protein kinase Aurora-1, with amino-acid sequence MAIAEAQQQEKVSSEVPAAEKKRWTLGDFDIGKPLGRGKFGHVYLAREKRSNHIVALKVLFKSQLQQSQVEHQLRREVEIQSHLRHPNILRLYGYFYDQKRVYLILEYAAKGELYKELQKCKYFSERRAATYVASLARALIYCHGKHVIHRDIKPENLLIGAQGELKIADFGWSVHTFNRRRTMCGTLDYLPPEMVESVEHDASVDIWSLGVLCYEFLYGVPPFEAKEHSDTYRRIVQVDLKFPPKPIVSSSAKDLISQMLVKDSSQRLPLHKLLEHPWIVQNADPSGIYKA; translated from the exons atggcgATCGCTGAGGCTCAACAACAAGAGAAg GTTTCTTCGGAGGTTCCGGCAGctgaaaagaaaagatggacCCTTGGCGATTTTGACATTGGGAAGCCTCTTGGACGGGGGAAGTTTGGCCACGTTTATTTAGCCAGAGAAAAAAGG AGCAATCATATTGTGGCCCTCAAAGTTCTTTTTAAAAGCCAACTACAACAATCTCAAGTTGAACATCAACTACGTCGAGAAGTGGAAATACAGAGTCACCTGCGCCATCCCAATATATTGAGGCTTTATGGATATTTCTATGATCAG AAACGTGTTTATCTGATTCTGGAATATGCAGCCAAAGGTGAACTTTACAAAGAACTGCAAAAATGTAAATACTTTAGCGAAAGACGAGCTGCTACC TATGTTGCCTCTTTAGCTCGGGCACTCATTTATTGTCATGGAAAGCATGTCATACACAGAGATATCAAACCTGAGAACCTGTTAATCGGTGCACAG GGTGAACTAAAGATTGCAGATTTTGGATGGTCTGTGCATACATTTAACCGAAGGCGGACTATGTGCGGTACACTTGATTATCTCCCTCCTGAAATGG TTGAAAGTGTAGAGCATGATGCCAGTGTAGATATCTGGAGCCTTGGTGTGTTGTGCTATGAGTTTCTTTATGGAGTCCCGCCTTTTGAGGCCAAAGAACATTCAGATACTTATAGAAG GATTGTGCAAGTGGATTTGAAGTTCCCTCCAAAACCAATAGTTTCATCTTCAGCCAAGGACCTCATTAGTCAG ATGCTTGTCAAAGATTCTTCCCAGCGCCTCCCACTACATAAGCTTCTTGAGCATCCATGGATTGTTCAGAATGCTGATCCATCTGGCATATATAAAGCTTAA
- the LOC107953863 gene encoding ATP-dependent 6-phosphofructokinase 6 isoform X2 has translation MGTLNLSFQIQTLYMSPSSPSFNTFTISLTTNRKKSNCSRFSLSMGNPNDTHTKLVPGAAGFLLQDVPHFTDYLDHLPIVVHKESARGVHFRRAGPRQKVYFKSDDVNACIVTCGGLCPGLNTVIREIVCGLYHMYGVRKVLGIDGGYRGFYAKNTITLTPKFVDDIHKRGGTILGTSRGGHDSVKIVDRIQDRGINQVYIIGGDGTHKGAAVIFEEIRRRGLKVAVAGIPKTIDNDIPVIDKSFGFDTVVEEAQRAIKAAHVESESMGNGIGLVKLMGRYCGFIAMYATLASRDVDCCLIPESPFYLEGKGGLYEYIGKRLKQNGHMVIVIAEGAGQELLSKSLQSVDQQDASGNKLLQDVGLWISHKIKEHFAKKRMPINLKYIDPTYMIRAIPSIASDNVYCTLLAHGAVHGAMAGYTGFTVGPVNGRHAYIPFNRIIEKQNKVVITDRMWARLLSSTNQPSFLKPRDIAEAKKEKYPANGILDGKIVKTMSMN, from the exons ATGGGCACTCTGAATCTCTCTTTTCAAATACAAACCCTCTATATGTCACCATCCTCACCCTCTTTTAATACCTTCACCATTTCTTTAACCACAAACAGAAAAAAATCCAACTGTTCACGTTTTTCTTTGTCGATGGGAAATCCCAATGATACCCATACCAAGTTAGTTCCCGGTGCTGCCGGTTTCCTGCTCCAAGACGTTCCTCACTTTACCGATTACCTTGATCATCTCCCC ATTGTTGTGCACAAGGAAAGTGCAAGAGGGGTGCATTTTCGACGCGCAGGACCTCGCCAAAAG GTGTATTTTAAATCAGATGATGTTAATGCATGCATTGTAACATGTGGTGGTCTATGTCCTGGGCTCAACACGGTCATCAGGGAAATCGTGTGTGGCCTCTATCACATGTATGGTGTCCGAAAAGTTCTTGGAATCGAT GGAGGATATAGGGGTTTTTATGCGAAGAACACTATCACCTTAACACCTAAGTTTGTCGATGATATCCATAAACGTGGCGGTACGATTCTTGGAACCTCGAGAGGAGGTCATGATTCTGTCAAGATTGTTGACCGCATTCAGGATCGTGGGATCAATCAG GTCTATATAATCGGAGGTGACGGGACACATAAAGGAGCAGCTGTGATTTTTGAG GAAATAAGGCGACGTGGTTTGAAAGTAGCTGTTGCCGGAATTCCCAAAACCATTGACAATGACATTCCG GTTATTGACAAATCATTTGGTTTCGATACTGTGGTTGAGGAGGCTCAACGTGCCATTAAAGCAGCACACGTTGAATCTGAAAGTATGGGGAACGGCATTGGACTTGTAAAGCTAATGGGACGCTACTGCG GTTTCATCGCGATGTATGCTACTCTTGCCAGCCGTGATGTCGATTGTTGCTTGATTCCAGAGTCACCATTCTATCTCGAAGGAAAAGGTGGACTTTATGAATATATAGGAAAACGACTCAAACAAAACGGACATATGGTCATTGTAATAGCTGAGGGAGCCGGACAGGAACTTCTTTCCAAAAGCTTGCAGTCCGTGGACCAGCAAGATGCTTCTGGTAACAAGCTTCTTCAAGATGTTGGGCTGTGGATATCTCACAAGATAAAG GAGCATTTTGCAAAGAAGAGAATGCCCATTAATCTTAAATATATAG ACCCTACATACATGATCCGGGCTATTCCTAGCATTGCTTCAGATAATGTCTACTGCACCCTACTTGCTCACGGTGCAGTTCATGGAGCAATGGCAGGGTATACAGGCTTCACCGTTGGTCCTGTCAATGGCAGACATGCTTACATTCCGTTCAAC CGAATCATCGAGAAACAGAACAAGGTTGTGATTACCGACAGGATGTGGGCAAGGCTGCTCTCTTCAACAAACCAGCCAAGCTTCTTGAAACCTAGAGATATAGCTGAAGCCAAGAAAGAGAAATATCCTGCGAATGGCATCTTGGATGGGAAGATTGTAAAGACAATGTCAATGAATTGA
- the LOC107953863 gene encoding ATP-dependent 6-phosphofructokinase 6 isoform X1: protein MGTLNLSFQIQTLYMSPSSPSFNTFTISLTTNRKKSNCSRFSLSMGNPNDTHTKLVPGAAGFLLQDVPHFTDYLDHLPSYPNPLQNNPAYSVVEQYFVDEDDTVTEEIVVHKESARGVHFRRAGPRQKVYFKSDDVNACIVTCGGLCPGLNTVIREIVCGLYHMYGVRKVLGIDGGYRGFYAKNTITLTPKFVDDIHKRGGTILGTSRGGHDSVKIVDRIQDRGINQVYIIGGDGTHKGAAVIFEEIRRRGLKVAVAGIPKTIDNDIPVIDKSFGFDTVVEEAQRAIKAAHVESESMGNGIGLVKLMGRYCGFIAMYATLASRDVDCCLIPESPFYLEGKGGLYEYIGKRLKQNGHMVIVIAEGAGQELLSKSLQSVDQQDASGNKLLQDVGLWISHKIKEHFAKKRMPINLKYIDPTYMIRAIPSIASDNVYCTLLAHGAVHGAMAGYTGFTVGPVNGRHAYIPFNRIIEKQNKVVITDRMWARLLSSTNQPSFLKPRDIAEAKKEKYPANGILDGKIVKTMSMN from the exons ATGGGCACTCTGAATCTCTCTTTTCAAATACAAACCCTCTATATGTCACCATCCTCACCCTCTTTTAATACCTTCACCATTTCTTTAACCACAAACAGAAAAAAATCCAACTGTTCACGTTTTTCTTTGTCGATGGGAAATCCCAATGATACCCATACCAAGTTAGTTCCCGGTGCTGCCGGTTTCCTGCTCCAAGACGTTCCTCACTTTACCGATTACCTTGATCATCTCCCC AGTTATCCAAATCCATTACAAAATAATCCAGCTTATTCAGTTGTCGA ACAATACTTTGTTGATGAGGATGATACCGTCACTGAGGAG ATTGTTGTGCACAAGGAAAGTGCAAGAGGGGTGCATTTTCGACGCGCAGGACCTCGCCAAAAG GTGTATTTTAAATCAGATGATGTTAATGCATGCATTGTAACATGTGGTGGTCTATGTCCTGGGCTCAACACGGTCATCAGGGAAATCGTGTGTGGCCTCTATCACATGTATGGTGTCCGAAAAGTTCTTGGAATCGAT GGAGGATATAGGGGTTTTTATGCGAAGAACACTATCACCTTAACACCTAAGTTTGTCGATGATATCCATAAACGTGGCGGTACGATTCTTGGAACCTCGAGAGGAGGTCATGATTCTGTCAAGATTGTTGACCGCATTCAGGATCGTGGGATCAATCAG GTCTATATAATCGGAGGTGACGGGACACATAAAGGAGCAGCTGTGATTTTTGAG GAAATAAGGCGACGTGGTTTGAAAGTAGCTGTTGCCGGAATTCCCAAAACCATTGACAATGACATTCCG GTTATTGACAAATCATTTGGTTTCGATACTGTGGTTGAGGAGGCTCAACGTGCCATTAAAGCAGCACACGTTGAATCTGAAAGTATGGGGAACGGCATTGGACTTGTAAAGCTAATGGGACGCTACTGCG GTTTCATCGCGATGTATGCTACTCTTGCCAGCCGTGATGTCGATTGTTGCTTGATTCCAGAGTCACCATTCTATCTCGAAGGAAAAGGTGGACTTTATGAATATATAGGAAAACGACTCAAACAAAACGGACATATGGTCATTGTAATAGCTGAGGGAGCCGGACAGGAACTTCTTTCCAAAAGCTTGCAGTCCGTGGACCAGCAAGATGCTTCTGGTAACAAGCTTCTTCAAGATGTTGGGCTGTGGATATCTCACAAGATAAAG GAGCATTTTGCAAAGAAGAGAATGCCCATTAATCTTAAATATATAG ACCCTACATACATGATCCGGGCTATTCCTAGCATTGCTTCAGATAATGTCTACTGCACCCTACTTGCTCACGGTGCAGTTCATGGAGCAATGGCAGGGTATACAGGCTTCACCGTTGGTCCTGTCAATGGCAGACATGCTTACATTCCGTTCAAC CGAATCATCGAGAAACAGAACAAGGTTGTGATTACCGACAGGATGTGGGCAAGGCTGCTCTCTTCAACAAACCAGCCAAGCTTCTTGAAACCTAGAGATATAGCTGAAGCCAAGAAAGAGAAATATCCTGCGAATGGCATCTTGGATGGGAAGATTGTAAAGACAATGTCAATGAATTGA
- the LOC107955980 gene encoding uncharacterized protein produces MYVEAVRKAVAVNSRRAQTMNVKLYSCDLETFQVQGYIARRSGLPLRSYAVDLRNRRCECVIFQTLRYSCAHVHAVCARINLNVEQFIDEIYTLQCTLCIWGNEFLVMFDVSNWEVPPPAFEMVSDRSLRRHLKGRPQSTIIQNDMDVRETGEPKLCTVCRTSGHNRSTCPHPICVSCQSSCNVGFEDDE; encoded by the coding sequence ATGTACGTTGAGGCCGTCCGAAAGGCCGTGGCGGTAAATAGTCGAAGGGCACAAACAATGAATGTAAAATTGTATTCATGTGACTTGGAGACTTTCCAAGTTCAAGGGTACATCGCCCGTCGTTCGGGTCTTCCACTTAGGTCGTACGCAGTTGATCTGCGAAACAGGCGATGCGAATGCGTGATATTTCAGACTCTTCGATATTCGTGTGCGCATGTTCATGCAGTGTGTGCGAGAATAAACTTAAATGTTGAACAATTTATAGACGAGATCTACACGTTACAATGCACATTGTGTATATGGGGGAACGAATTTCTTGTAATGTTCGATGTCTCGAATTGGGAAGTTCCACCGCCTGCTTTCGAGATGGTGTCTGACCGTAGTCTCCGCAGACACCTTAAAGGTCGACCACAATCGACAATAATTCAAAATGACATGGACGTTAGGGAGACGGGCGAACCCAAACTGTGCACTGTGTGTCGAACATCCGGACACAACCGATCAACTTGCCCACACCCTATTTGTGTTTCTTGCCAATCGTCTTGTAATGTCGGATTCGAAGATGACGAATGA
- the LOC107953862 gene encoding transcription termination factor MTERF9, chloroplastic yields the protein MFPKLHLLLKFRFLVFASNRHFTRSNSVFRITATYSTICPNQVESPNEEAIEHPRDSIEVFKQWGCCENDLLKIFSRQPSLRNAQATPLLSKLNLLSSLGLTGSDIVKMVNCRPRFFCSRINNCFDERIEFLVNLFGSREMLRKALVRNPSLLTYDFHNTMKPVIALYEEIGISGHDLIAMLISRPTLIPRTSFNEEKMEYIKKTGVLKGSKMYKYVVSLIGISRMETIREKVTNLEKFGCSEEEIWSFLGRSPLILTLSVDKVQRNMTFVLGTMKLSPRVVLEHPFLLFSNLEAVLKPRISLARKLKETELYPQIKGSIMLRALRMTENRFLNVFIKCHPQDVANELLEFYKHAKGLKPLAEASKKTLRKGFPF from the coding sequence ATGTTCCCCAAACTTCATCTATTACTCAAGTTTCGGTTCCTTGTCTTCGCATCGAACCGCCACTTTACACGATCAAACTCTGTTTTTCGAATTACCGCCACCTATTCGACGATATGCCCAAACCAAGTTGAAAGCCCGAATGAAGAAGCTATAGAGCATCCGAGAGACTCCATCGAGGTTTTCAAGCAATGGGGCTGCTGTGAAAACGATTTGTTGAAGATCTTTTCACGCCAACCTTCTTTGCGCAACGCTCAAGCTACTCCCCTTTTATCCAAACTCAACTTGCTGAGTAGCTTGGGACTCACCGGTTCCGACATTGTCAAGATGGTCAATTGTCGTCCTCGTTTCTTTTGTTCTCGTATCAATAATTGCTTCGACGAGCGGATTGAGTTCCTCGTTAACCTGTTCGGGTCGCGAGAAATGCTTCGTAAAGCACTTGTTAGGAACCCTTCACTCTTGACCTATGATTTTCACAATACCATGAAACCAGTCATTGCATTGTACGAAGAGATTGGCATTAGTGGACATGATTTGATTGCTATGCTCATCTCACGTCCCACATTGATCCCAAGGACTTCTTTCAATGAGGAGAAGATGGAATACATAAAGAAAACAGGGGTTTTAAAAGGTTCCAAAATGTACAAGTACGTAGTTTCACTCATCGGAATATCGCGGATGGAGACAATACGTGAAAAGGTGACTAACTTGGAGAAATTCGGGTGTTCGGAGGAAGAAATTTGGAGTTTTTTGGGACGTTCTCCTCTTATTTTGACACTCTCGGTTGATAAGGTTCAAAGGAACATGACATTTGTTTTGGGAACCATGAAGCTGTCTCCAAGAGTGGTGCTTGAGCACCCGTTTTTGTTGTTCAGCAACCTCGAAGCCGTATTGAAACCGCGGATATCGTTGGCTCGGAAACTAAAGGAAACGGAGCTTTATCCGCAGATTAAAGGATCGATCATGTTGAGGGCATTGAGGATGACAGAAAATCGATTCTTGAATGTGTTTATTAAATGCCATCCACAAGACGTGGCAAATGAACTGTTGGAGTTCTATAAACATGCCAAAGGTCTCAAGCCATTGGCCGAAGCATCGAAAAAAACACTGCGTAAAGGATTTCCATTTTGA
- the LOC121219239 gene encoding ATP synthase subunit 9, mitochondrial: MKKKKRDENSQPEMLEGAKSMGAGAATIASAGAAVGIGNVFSSLIHSVARNPSLAKQLFGYAILGFALTEAIASFAPMMACVFSLYLRV, from the coding sequence atgaaaaaaaaaaagcgaGACGAGAATTCTCAACCCGAGATGTTAGAAGGTGCAAAATCAATGGGTGCCGGAGCTGCTACAATTGCTTCAGCGGGAGCTGCTGTCGGTATTGGAAACGTATTCAGTTCTTTGATCCATTCCGTGGCGCGAAATCCATCATTGGCTAAACAATTATTTGGTTATGCCATTTTGGGCTTTGCTCTAACAGAAGCTATTGCATCGTTTGCCCCAATGATGGCCTGcgtattttctttatatttaaggGTTTAA
- the LOC107953859 gene encoding early nodulin-93, which produces MNKYIKKVMALAGSLPNQITPLLSLFFKLSLIIILPHLVESNLYLKKMGIPSEMRDVWVQRRAKFFIIPSPAEDQKKLRAQQSSQEGIRAGLKAAAITGVFTAVPTLIAVRKVAWAKANLNHTAQALIISGASIAAYFITVDKTVLESARKNSRAQFDNKTA; this is translated from the exons atgaataaatatattaaaaaggtgATGGCATTGGCAGGCAGCCTGCCAAATCAAATTACGCCTCTTCTCTCTTTGTTCTTTAAACTCTCTTTGATCATCATTCTCCCCCATCTTGTTGAATCaaatctttatttaaaaaaaatgggaaTTCCGTCAGAAATGAGGGATGTTTGGGTACAGAGAAGAGCAAAGTTCTTCATAATTCCTTCTCCCGCTGAAGACCAGAAGAAATTGAGAGCCCAGCAATCCtcccaag AAGGTATTCGTGCCGGTCTCAAGGCTGCTGCCATTACCGGCGTTTTTACCGCTGTGCCTACA TTGATTGCAGTTCGTAAGGTTGCTTGGGCAAAGGCAAACCTCAACCATACTGCTCAAGCACTTATCATAAGTGGAG CATCGATTGCCGCTTACTTCATTACTGTTGATAAAACCGTGTTGGAAAGCGCTAGGAAGAATTCTCGAGCTCAATTTGACAACAAAACTGCTTGA
- the LOC107953861 gene encoding LOW QUALITY PROTEIN: nuclear poly(A) polymerase 4 (The sequence of the model RefSeq protein was modified relative to this genomic sequence to represent the inferred CDS: deleted 1 base in 1 codon), with amino-acid sequence METQSPNGSLQKQSLPPKNYGITKPISLAGPSEADIQRNTELQKFLIESGLYESKEEAAKREEVLGHISEIVKSWVKQLTRQRGYTDQMVEEANAVIFTFGSTVHGPGADIDTLCVGPSYVNREEDFFIILHDILAEMEEVTELQPVPDAHVPVMRFKFQGISIDLLYASISLLVVPDDLDISHESVLPNVDEQTVRSLNGCRVADEILKLVPNVEHFCMTLRCLEFWAKRRGVYSNVTGFLGGLNWALLVARVCQLYPNAVPSMLVSRFFRVYTQWRWPNPVMLCSIEEGELGFPVWDPRKNPQDRFHHMPIITPAYPCMNSSYNVSLSTLRVMMEQFQFGNRICVEIEQNKSQWSALFEPHLFFEAYQNYLQVDIVSADADDLLAWKGWVESRLRQLTLKIERDTNGMLQCHPYPNEYVDTSNQFPHCAFFMGLQRKEGVSGLEGQQFDIRGTVDEFRQEISMYMYWKPGMDIYVSHVCRRQLPAFVFPDGYRRPRSLRHPSQQTGKTCEDVTRSRSGSSCFIGVLSLPISLALPMMKS; translated from the exons ATGGAGACTCAGAGCCCTAACGGATCTTTGCAGAAACAATCACTGCCTCCGAAGAATTATGGAATCACGAAACCAATATCACTCGCGGGGCCTAGTGAGGCTGATATTCAGCGGAATACGGAATTACAGAAG TTTCTGATAGAGTCGGGGCTTTACGAGAGCAAAGAGGAGGCTGCGAAAAGAGAGGAGGTTCTTGGCCATATCTCTGAG ATTGTAAAAAGTTGGGTAAAGCAATTAACTCGTCAAAGAGGCTACACTGATCAGATGGTGGAGGAAGCAAATGCTGTCATTTTCACTTTTGGATCAACC GTGCACGGACCTGGGGCTGACATAGACACTTTGTGTGTTGGGCCATCTTATGTGAACCGAGAG GAAgatttcttcatcattttgcatGATATTTTGGCTGAGATGGAGGAAGTCACTGAACTTCAACCGGTTCCAGATGCTCATGTCCCGGTAATGAGGTTCAAGTTCCAAGGGATATCTATTGATCTTCTTTATGCAAGTATATCTCTTTTGGTCGTTCCAGAT GACCTTGACATCTCACATGAATCTGTGCTGCCTAATGTTGATGAGCAAACTGTTCGAAGTCTTAATGGGTGCAGGGTTGCTGATGAAATCCTTAAACTTGTCCCAAATGTCGAG CACTTCTGCATGACTCTTAGATGTTTGGAGTTCTGGGCAAAGAGGCGTGGAGTTTATTCTAAT GTTACTGGATTCCTAGGAGGTTTAAATTGGGCTCTTCTAGTTGCTCGTGTGTGCCAACTTTATCCCAATGCAGTACCTAGCATGCTGGTTTCTCGATTTTTCAGAGTGTATACTCAATGGAGGTGGCCAAACCCTGTTATGTTGTGTTCAATAGAAGAGGGTGAACTTGGCTTTCCAGTCTGGGATCCGCGCAAGAATCCTCAGGACCGTTTCCATCATATGCCAATAATTACTCCTGCATATCCTTGCATGAATTCCAGTTACAATGTCTCTTTAAGTACACTTCGTGTTATGATGGAACAGTTCCAATTTGGTAATAGAATATGTGTG GAGATTGAGCAAAACAAATCTCAATGGAGTGCTTTGTTTGAGCCTCATCTTTTCTTTGAGGCATACCAAAACTATCTACAAGTTGACATAGTTTCGGCAGATGCTGATGATTTACTGGCATGGAAAGGCTGGGTAGAGTCCCGGCTTAGACAGCTAACCTTGAAG ATAGAGCGGGACACAAATGGAATGTTGCAGTGTCACCCTTACCCAAACGAGTATGTTGATACATCCAACCAGTTCCCACATTGTGCTTTTTTCATGGGTTTGCAGAGGAAAGAGGGAGTGAGTGGTCTAGAAGGTCAACAATTTGACATACGTGGAACAGTTGATGAGTTCAGACAGGAGATAAGCATGTACATGTACTGGAAACCAGGAATGGATATTTATGTTTCTCATGTTTGTAGGAGGCAGCTCCCAGCGTTTGTTTTCCCTGATGGATATAGACGGCCT CGATCATTGAGGCATCCAAGCCAGCAGACTGGAAAAACTTGTGAAGATGTCACGAGGTCCCGCTCAGGCTCTTCGTGTTTCATTGGTGTTCTCTCTCTGCCTATATCCCTTGCACTCCCTATGATGAAGAGTTGA